The Luteolibacter sp. Y139 genome includes the window CATTGTTCCTGGAACGGAAGTCAGGACCCACGTGGACAAATCCATCCGGCGTCGACCAACCCGAACCCCCACTGCGATAGGTGGTAAATGCGCCCAGCACCAGCATGCTGCCATCTGCTTGCACGCTCACGCTGCGCACCTCTCCATTGAAGGAAGGGCTGAAGGACTCGGGTTTTCCGTTGAGCCCGAGCCGGACCATATTCGCCTCGCCGCCCAGAGGCCTCAGACCCCAGACCAATGTTTTGCCATCAGGAAGACGGCACAGTCCGTTCACTTTCCCTCCGTTCTCCGACTGATAGCTGGCCACGATATTGCCTTTGACGTCGTAGCGTCTCAAAAACGCTCGGGCGGGTGTTTCGCCCACCGCCGGGATGCCCCCGCCAATTGTCAGCTCCCCGCTCGGCGAAGTCAGAAACTCGGTCGGAGCCCCCTCCAGCACTGGAATGGAGTTCTGGTCGGAGCCTCCGGTGCTGCTCACCCGGCCAATCATCGACCTTGGCACTTGGTTGATGTGGGTGAAGTTCCCTCCCAGCAGGAGCCGGTCGTTCGCTTGGTCCGCGATGGCGTTCACCACCAGGGGTGCCGGCCCGGAGAAAGATGTCTTGAAGCTCTGGTCCAGCAGACCGCTCGACTGCAGCCGGACAATCCCCGGATGTGAGCTTGATTCCATGTATCCAAAAACAAACAGCCTCTGGTCACGCAGCACCTGGATCCCTGTAAGGCCGGTTCCAAGCGACGGATTCTTGAAGGTCGTATCGAGGACAACATTCGAGTCGGTCCTGACCAAGGGAGGGACGGTAGAAGCGCCTAACCGGGTGAACGGCCCCGTGAAAAGCAGCTTCTCGTCCGGCAGTTGCACCGCGGTGGCGATGCTCCCCGTCACTCCGGTTCTCGAACCCACCGAGGTGTCCGCGCGCATGTTGCTGTCCAGCCGTGCCAACCCATAGCTGGGTCGATTGTCCGCTACGTCAAACGAGCCACCCACCAGGATTCGCCCGTCACTTTGCGGCATGCAGCAAGTCACCTCACCGGTGATAAAAGGATCAGTCTTTTCAACCTGCAGCTCGGCGGAAAGGCGGAGGAAAACTCCATTTTTCGAGCTCGCAAGGGACCCGAAGCGACCTCCTGCCAGAACCCTCCCATCCGCCTGGATACTGATCGTGCTCACGCGCTCGTCGAGGCCTTCCAAGGTTTGGGTGAAGTCTCCCTGCCGGTTCAAGCGGGCAAGCTTCGCCGCCGGATGCGCCGAGACATTCAGGAAATCCCCGCCGATCACGATATGGCTGCTGGCTTGCACGCCGATCGCATGCACCTCCCCATCCGCCGATCCGAGGAAGCGGGTATCGAGCACTCCGCTGGGGTAAAGCCGCGCCAGATTCGCCACCGCCTGCTTCCCGGCCATGTCGAAAAGTCCGCCCAGCACGATCTTCCCATCGGGTTGCCGGGCCATCGCGTTCACCGCGACGCCTTCCTCCCCTTCCAGTTTGGCATCGAACGCAGGATCCACCTCCCCGTTCATCAAAAGCCTCACCACTCCGGCCCTTCGCTGGCCGTTGACGCGGATGAAATTGCCGCCGACCAGCACGCCATCACCATCAGCCAAAAGGCATCGCACCTCTCCGTCGAACTTGGGCGCGAATTCGAAGTCCAGCCGGGCACCATCGCTTTCCACCACTCGGGCCAAGCCAGCCCGCACCTCGCCGGAGACCTCGGTGAATGCCCCACCGATCAGCAGCGAATTATCCGCACCAGGCAACAGGCAAAGAACCGCCCCGTTTGTCTCGATAACCGGTCCTTTCGCCGTGACTCCGTCCCATTGAAGACACGCAAGATTCTGGACCGCGGTCGTGTTCACTTGTGTGATTTGACCGCCGATCCACAACTTTCCGTTCGGCGTGGCGGTCACGCATCGGACCGCCCCCGTCACCTTGGGAAGAAACCCATCCTCCGTGGTTTGAGCCGAAGAATGCATTCCCGTCACGATCAGCAGTGCGGGGAGGAGGGGACAAAAGGAACGCAATGCGGTTCTCATGTAACCACAAAGTATTCTCAAAACGCTTTTGGCAAGCGTGAAGATGAATATTAGGCATTTTTGTCCGACAACTTAATGAAAATGAATCGTCCCCTGATTCAGCACGGACAGATTCTCCCACGACAGAGAAGTCGCCAGAACTCGATCGAGATAGCGTTTCGAGGTGGCGATCGAGTCATGCAGATCCCCGCCCAGCGCCAGATTCGCCGCGATCGCAGCGGACAAGGTGCAGCCGGTTCCATGGGACGCCGCACCATCGATCCGCGGCGAGCGGAACCACGTCGGCAGATCATTCTCTACCAGCAGGTCGGCGCACACCGGTCCACCGAGGTGCCCCCCTTTCAGCAGCACCGCACACCCATGCCGGGCAGACAGCTCGTGCGCCGCGCGTTCCATCGTCTGCTCGTCGCGTGCCGAGGCACCCCACAAAACCTCCGCCTCATCCAGATTCGGCGTGATCACCGTCGCCAGCGGGAACAGCCGCTCCTTGTAGGCCGCGATCGCATTCTCCTCCAGCAGCGGATCGCCGGTGGACGCGATCATCACCGGATCGATCACCAGCGGGATCCCCCGATACTGCTCCAGGATCTCGGTGATCGCCACGATGTGGGCCTTCGAAAACAGCATCCCCGTCTTGATGGCTGCGATCGGGAAAGCTTCGAGCAGCACCCGGAGCTGATCCTGCAGGATCGCTGGCGGCACCGCATGGACCGAGCGCACCACCTTTGGCGTCTCCGCTACCACACAAGTGACCGCCGTCAGGCCGAAGACGCTGAAATATTGGAAAGTCTTCAGGTCTGCCTGCAAGCCGGCACCGGCGGAGCAATCGGAACCGGCAATCGTCAGGGTGACGGGTGGGGAAGCATGCATACCCGGATGTTAGGGAACTCCGCGCCAAAGGTCAAAGCAGGCCAATCGGACATCGACAGGAGCGGAGGATTTCGCATCCCATGTCTCCAGTCATGGACGAAGATTCACCCTATCAGACACCCCTCAGCTCTGCCCCGCCCGCACTGCCCCAGGGCCCGCAGCCCCAGGTGGTGAAGGTTTTCGGCATCCTCCACATCGTGCTCGGCGGTCTCGGCATCCTTTTTGGCATCTGGGGGCTCTTCTCCCTGAAATTCACCTCGATGCTACAGAGCGCGAGGGCGAATGACCCGGTGATCGTCGTGCAGCGGAAATACATGGAAGACCTCTGGCCCGTCACGGTGATGCACAGCACGTTCACGCTGGGCTTGGCCGCGCTGCTCCTGGTCGCCGGCCTCAAGCTGGTCCGCGAGAAGCCGGATGGCATCATGTGGTCGAACCGTTATTCGTGGACCTCCATCACCGCGAAAATCATCTCGCTGGTCGTGACCGTCGGCTACGTGTTGCCGCTCAGCAACCGCATGACCGGAGAGATCCTCAATACCCGCGGCATGCCCGCAGGCTCGGCCGATATGACGACAGGCATGGTCAAATCCATGACCTCCATCGCCTCCGTGGCCTCCCCCGTTCTCTCCTGCCTCTATCCAGCCCTCGCCCTTTTCTTCCTCAGCCGTCCGGCCGTCAAAGCATGGGCCGCCAGGACTCGCTGAGGTAGGATCCCCTCACGCCCAGCCCGGCACCGTCAGGCGGAATTCCGGAATGCGGGTGAAAACCCACTCACCATCCTCCGTCTCGCCAAAGAATGCACCCTCCGCCGTCCCATCACCCCGGGTGACGTGATAGCTGTTGTAGGAGAAATTCTCGCCCGGCCCGATCACCGGGCTCTGGCCCACCACACCGTCACCTTCGACCACGGTCACCTCGCCGTCGTCCTCGCGCACGATCCACTTGCGACCGCGGATCGTCACCTTCTCGTCGGACTCGTTCTTGATCGAAATAAAGTACACGAACGGATGCGGGCGCTCGTCCGGAGCGTCCAGGCTGGGCATGTAGATCACGTCATCCACCTTGACGCTCAGCCCGTCCAGTTTCCTCAGCATCGGGGTCATGTCCTGCGACTTTGAACGATTCGCTCTGCCGGTGCCAAGCCGCAAGCGGGGATTTTTCAAGCCATCGTTCGAAAATCCCGGGCGCCATTCCACCGTCCGGTCCCAGCATGCAGATCGCCCCGCTCGTCGGAGTTATCACGATTTTCTCGCGGCGCCTCACTCCTCCTGCTAGATCCCCGTCAGCCCTTCTTGGGCCCATGCCCCCCCTTCACTGCATGTCCCCTCTGTTTGCATCCATGAAACCCGGTCCGTTGAGGAATTTCTACATCGCCCTCGCCGCCATCGTTCTCCTGTTCATCGTCGTCAGTCCCGTCCTCACCGTCTGGACCATCCGCCGCGATGCCACCCGCATCGTCTCGGACTCCCTCCAAGGCCTTGCCACCAGCAGCCTCGCCACCATGCAGATGTCCGAGGGCTTCCTCGACACCGCACGTGCGGCCAGCGGCCACGGCATGACCGGCACTGAACTCGCGGCTGCCCTCGAGGTCAGAAGTCGCGCCACCGATGCCCAGTACCAAGCTCACCGCGAGACCGTCCAGACCGACAAGGAACGCGCCGCCTTCGACCGGCTCACCGCCACCAAGGACGACTATCGTGCCACCCGCAAGGCGGTCGTGGAACTCCTCATCGCTGGCAAGCAACCGGAGGCCAATGACCTGTTCGAAACCCAGTGCATCCCCAAATTTCAGGCTTATGCCAAGGCCTTGGGCGGCCTCATCGAGCACAATGCAACCGAGGCCCGCGCCGGCGGCCAGGAAATCATCCGGCTTTGTCACGTCCTTCTCATCGTCCAAGGACTCCTGCTTGTCTTCTTCTTCATCTATGGCTTCTTCGTTCCTCTAACCGCCGTCATGGAGCGCCTCAGCCGCAATCCCATCGTGGTCCGCAAGTAACCCATCCAAATCATGGACATCGCCGACGAATCCCCACGCGGAATGGCCAGTTACGACGCAGCCGATGGCGGCCGCGGCATGAGCGTGCTCAACGCCATGTACTATCTCTTCAAGCCCTTCCTTCCCCAGGCAGTGCGCTACAACATGCGGAGACTGCGCGCGAACTACAAGCTGCAGACCGCCAAGGACTGGCCCATCATGGTCTCCGCCGGCGAGACGCCCCGCGGTTGGCAAGGCTGGCCGGATGGCAAGCAATTCGCCTTCGTCCTCACCCACGATGTCGAGGGCCCGCTCGGCCTTGAGCGCTGCCACCAACTCGCCGAAATCGAGCGCAAGCACGGCTTCCGCTCCTCCTTCAATCTCATCCCCGAAGGCGGCTACGAGGTCACCCCCGAGTTCCGCAAATCCATCACCGACCTCGGCTTCGAAATCGGCATCCACGACCTCCGCCACGATGGCTCCCTCTATCGCTCGCGGAAGTCCTTCGACGAATGCTCCGTCGCCATCAATGGCCACCTCCGCGAATGGCGCGCCGTCGGCTTCCGCGCCGGCTTCATGTTCCACAATCTCGAGTGGCTGAAGCAGCTCGAGATCAACTACGACGCCTCCACCTTCGATACCGATCCCTTCGAGCCCCAGCCGGACGGCGCAGGCACCATCTTCCCCTTCGTCGTGAAGGGCCGCACCCCCGAGGAAAGCTACGTCGAACTCCCCTACACCCTCCCTCAGGACGTCACCCTTTATCTCATCCTCCGCCAGCCCACGAATGAGATCTGGCGGGAGAAAACCGACTGGCTCGCCGAACGCGGCGGCATGGTCCTCCTCAATGTCCACCCCGACTACATCGCCTTCGACGGCCGCAAGCCCACCATCAGCGAGTTCGACTCCGCCCTCTACGAGGACTACCTCATCTACGTGAAGGAGAAGTACGCCGGCCAATACTGGAACCCCCTCCCCCGCGAACTCAGCCAATACATCGCCCGCCAGACCCCGGGCATGCCCGAGTCCGCCACCTGAGCCCCCTCGCCTCACCGCTTGCCACCCGCGCGCCCCGCCCCTACGGTTCGCGCCCCGTGACTCCGGAAGAACAGCTCACCATCCTCACCGCCGGCACCGCCAAGGTGCTCTCGGAAAAGGAACTCCTCGAAAAGCTCCGCCTCGGCCGCCCCCTGCGCATCAAGCTCGGCGTGGACCCGACCGCCCCGGATATCCACCTCGGGCACACCGTCGCGCTGGAGAAGCTGCGCCAGTTCCAGAAACTCGGCCACCAGGCCGTGCTCCTCATCGGCGACTTCACCGCTACCATCGGCGACCCCTCCGGCCGCTCGGTCACCCGCCCGCCGCTTACCCGCGACGACGTGCTGGCGAATGCCGCCACCTACACTGAGCAGGCCTTCAAGATCCTCGACCGCGAACAGACCGAAATCGTCTACAATGGCGACTGGTTCCGCAAGATGAGCTACGAGGACATCCTCCGCCTCAATGCCCGCGTCACGCTCCAGCAGATGCTCCAGCGCGAGGACTTCCGCACTCGCATCGAGAAGGGCCAGGAAATCCGCCTTCACGAGCTCCAGTACCCGGTCATGCAGGGCT containing:
- a CDS encoding MCP four helix bundle domain-containing protein, whose amino-acid sequence is MKPGPLRNFYIALAAIVLLFIVVSPVLTVWTIRRDATRIVSDSLQGLATSSLATMQMSEGFLDTARAASGHGMTGTELAAALEVRSRATDAQYQAHRETVQTDKERAAFDRLTATKDDYRATRKAVVELLIAGKQPEANDLFETQCIPKFQAYAKALGGLIEHNATEARAGGQEIIRLCHVLLIVQGLLLVFFFIYGFFVPLTAVMERLSRNPIVVRK
- the thiD gene encoding bifunctional hydroxymethylpyrimidine kinase/phosphomethylpyrimidine kinase; its protein translation is MHASPPVTLTIAGSDCSAGAGLQADLKTFQYFSVFGLTAVTCVVAETPKVVRSVHAVPPAILQDQLRVLLEAFPIAAIKTGMLFSKAHIVAITEILEQYRGIPLVIDPVMIASTGDPLLEENAIAAYKERLFPLATVITPNLDEAEVLWGASARDEQTMERAAHELSARHGCAVLLKGGHLGGPVCADLLVENDLPTWFRSPRIDGAASHGTGCTLSAAIAANLALGGDLHDSIATSKRYLDRVLATSLSWENLSVLNQGTIHFH
- a CDS encoding Co(2+)/Mg(2+) efflux protein ApaG, whose protein sequence is MLRKLDGLSVKVDDVIYMPSLDAPDERPHPFVYFISIKNESDEKVTIRGRKWIVREDDGEVTVVEGDGVVGQSPVIGPGENFSYNSYHVTRGDGTAEGAFFGETEDGEWVFTRIPEFRLTVPGWA